The proteins below come from a single Felis catus isolate Fca126 chromosome A1, F.catus_Fca126_mat1.0, whole genome shotgun sequence genomic window:
- the LOC101096031 gene encoding putative olfactory receptor 2W6, with protein sequence MERNNESSGNFILLGFSDQPKLGMVLFFTNMVFYFLAITGNSSIIFLSLVDPRLHTPMYFFLCNLSLLDLCYTSSSIPQVLVNLWGSQKTITYIGCVIQLFAFLSVGGIECILLSVMAYDHFVAVCKPLHYMTIMHPQLCLRLAACAWLTGIANSILMSPLTMSLKWCGHHHINHFVCEMPAIIRISCMDTRCVEGLALFLAIPIVLVPLAMILVSYGYIVAMVLRIQSAAGKCKAFNTFSSHMIVVSLFYSTIIYMYMQPVNVASQDQGKFLTLFYCLVTSTMNPFLYTLRNKDVKGAMWKVLGKDHSLSDARGH encoded by the coding sequence ATGGAAAGAAATAATGAGAGCTCTGGAAACTTCATTCTGCTTGGGTTCTCTGACCAGCCAAAGCTGGGGATGGTCTTGTTTTTCACTAACATGGTGTTTTACTTTCTGGCTATCACGGGCAACTCGTCCATCATCTTCCTGTCCCTGGTGGACCCTCGACTGCACACACCTATGTACTTCTTCCTCTGCAAcctgtccctcctggatctcTGTTACACCTCTAGCAGCATTCCTCAGGTGCTGGTCAACCTCTGGGGCTCACAAAAGACCATCACTTATATTGGTTGTGTCATACAACTCTTTGCGTTCCTGTCTGTGGGTGGCATTGAATGCATTCTTCTTTCTGTCATGGCCTATGACCACTTTGTGGCTGTTTGCAAGCCTCTTCACTACATGACCATCATGCACCCACAGCTGTGCCTGCGACTGGCAGCCTGTGCCTGGCTCACTGGGATTGCCAATTCCATCCTCATGTCCCCACTGACAATGTCCTTGAAGTGGTGTGGTCACCATCACATCAACCACTTTGTGTGTGAGATGCCAGCCATCATCCGCATTTCCTGCATGGACACTAGGTGTGTTGAAGGCCTGGCTCTCTTCTTGGCCATCCCCATTGTCCTGGTGCCCCTCGCCATGATACTGGTTTCCTATGGCTATATTGTAGCCATGGTTCTGCGGATCCAGTCTGCAGCTGGGAAGTGCAAGGCCTTCAACACCTTCTCTTCCCACATGATTGTAGTGTCTCTCTTCTATAGCACTATAATCTACATGTACATGCAGCCTGTGAATGTGGCAAGCCAGGACCAGGGCAAGTTCCTAACCCTCTTCTACTGTCTAGTGACCTCCACTATGAATCCTTTCCTCTACACACTGAGAAACAAAGATGTGAAGGGAGCCATGTGGAAGGTTCTTGGGAAAGACCACAGCCTGTCAGATGCAAGAGGGCACTGA